The sequence TCTGAAAGTGATAGACGAGGGtcacatttctaaaaaaaataaaaattcaaaaagttGGTAAACAgttgcgcatatatatatatatatatatatatatatatatatatatatatatatatttatttattttataaaccaTATAAAGTGAGGTATAGCAGAGTCAGAttagtatataaaaaaataaaataaaaatgaacatcTGAAGACTATCTAGATATCATGCGGGTCTGGTCAGTAGGGCGTCTAACCGGCACAGCAATGATAAAGCAATATTTGATGGTAAAACTTGTTTATAGACTCCTATGCAGAGTGCAGTTCATTTCAGACACTAGTTAACAGAATTCATGCTCACAGTCACTACCGTGTCCTAGATCTAGAGTGCCCCGATAGCGAGACGCGTGTGTAAATTATATGGTTCTAGCACCACCTAGTGGATAAATCAAAACCATTAATCAATTATTCTAATACTCCGCGAGTGCAGATAAAAACATTGCAGGCCAATTTTAGTATAAACACAAAATGAAAAAACACCAATTGTTTACCCAGTAAAAGCAAAGCAAAGCTCTAAATAGAATGTCATTTAAAACAGTTACTGAAGTGTGAAAATTTATTTTGACAGCAGAATCTTCTCATTGACTTTTTAAAACCCACTGTCCTTCAGAGAACACATGCCAAGCAGCGTAGTGTGACCAAGACATGGGCGCTCCAATCAACCTTTCTAAAGTAACTCTTACCACGCAACTGGCAGGATGGAGTTTCATTAAAAATACTGCATCTAGCAAATCTATCGGACACGCTATTAAATCGTATCTGGCAGCGCGCAATCGACCTTCAGGTGGTGCCAATCAGGGTAACATTTCATTTCAGCTCAACTTGATCATGATGAGGGTTAACAGCGGGTCATGAGCGCAGAAGAAGTGGTTACGTAACCCCCTCCACCTCTCAAGTGAAAGATTAGTAGATGAGGTGGTAAGGATGTTAATGATTTCTAACCTATTAATTCATTTTTTGTTGTCTATAGGTTCTCCTCTAGGAAATGGTTAAACAAATGCTAAAGATAGAAGGCCGCCAACTTCGAAGTGCTGCCACACTGGTTGGTGTGGATTAATAAACTGGGAATTGGAGCAGATGCAGTAGAACTGCATCAGGATTTCTGAAGTATGCTTCAGTGGAGGAGACGTCACTGCTGCCTCGCCAAGATGACCTGGAATAGCAAGCGCTCTCTCTTTCGGACCCATCTCACCGGGCTCTTGTCACTTGTGTTTTTGTTTGCCATGTTTCTGTTCTTCAATCACCACAACTCATTCACCGGTCGGGTCGGAATGAAAGAAAATCCAGTGACTCATGCAATACGTGGATTTAAAGCAACAAAAAGTGAAACCAACAGCTCGCTAAGGAGTATCTGGAAGGACACCATCCCGCAGACTCTCCGACCACACACCTCATCCAATTTAAGTAACACTGAATCCCAACATCAAGGTGTGACCGGCTTGGAGAATACCTTGAGCACCAATGGCAGTATTTACAGTGAAAAGGGCTTTGGTCACCAAAACTTATACCATTACAAATACATTATAAACGAGCCGGAAAAATGTCAAGACAAAACGCCTTTCCTCATACTGCTGATAGCGGCAGAGCCTCGACAAATAGAAGCGCGACAGGCCATACGACAGACCTGGGGGAACGAGAGCCTGGCACCAGGAATTCATATTGTGAGACTTTTTCTCTTGGGTTTGCACACCAAGATTAACGGGTTAATTGAACAGGCTATTGTGGATGAAAGCCGGCAATACCACGATATCATCCAACAGGAATATTTAGATACTTATTATAATCTGACCATTAAGACCCTTATGGGCATGAACTGGGTAGCAACATACTGCCCACATGTCCCATATGTCATGAAGACAGACAGTGACATGTTTGTGAACACCGAGTACTTGATAAACAAACTACTGAAGCCTGACCAACCACCAAGAACCAACTACTTTACAGGGTATTTGATGCGAGGCTATGCACCGAACCGTAACAAAGACAGCAAATGGTACATGTCGCCCGATCTGTACCCAAGCGAACGCTACCCCGTGTTTTGTTCTGGGACTGGTTATGTGTTTTCTGGAGACCTAGCAGAGAAAATATTTAAAGTGTCTTTAAGTATTAGACGATTACACTTGGAGGATGTGTATGTCGGCATCTGTCTGGCTAAACTACGTATTGACCCTATACCCCCACCCAATGAGTTTGTATTCAATCACTGGAGAGTTTCCTATTCTAGCTGTAAATATAGCCACCTAATTACCTCCCATCAGTTCCAGCCCGGCGAACTGATCAAATACTGGAATcacttacaacagaacaagcacaATGCCTGTGCCAATGCAGCCAAGGAAAAAGCCAGTAGGTATCGGCATCGCAAAATGCACTAAAAAGGGACAACTGAAATGACGGACTATTTAATGTGCAATTAACAGATATGAAAGCATGTGCAGTGGCAAACTTATCTAGGCTGTAAACGGGaggagaaattatttttttaattcaaaaggcatataaaaaaataaaataaaagtatgtggGGGAAAtcaagtggaaaaaaatgaaaccctgcgttaataaaaatgttgtgtttAATCTGTGCAATAAGACGCATGCACAATTCAGTGGTACAGCTGCTACTTTATGTGCCAATAAAATCCAATTGGACAAGTTTCGCACAAAAATTCACCCTAGATGTACGTGCACTTCCTTCTAATACATTTTGCTTTGTGCAGTGCCTTTACTGTGGGGGTAATAAAAATACTCTCATACACTAACAAAATGCAGTGCAGTTTAAAGTGAAGCTGGTATGGTTTACACATTTTAACAAACCAAAAATTCCATATATCACTGCATGTGGCATTCGAGCCATTACGGAGTTACATGTCCCATGTTTGCTGTCTGAGTATCGCGGCGCAAGTATTCCATTGCCAACCGTTCACATTATTAAAACGACACAATGTTGACATCGTTAAACTGCAAAACTAGTTTTCAATTAATAAAGTGTTAACGGAGACATTTGGCTGAGCCATCCTTTGTCATTTGCAGTATAATCTTCTCGCTTACCCTACACCTCAACAACCTCCCCCTCAACTACAAACTGCCTACGGCTGTAAACTTGGGTTCATCCAAAGAATTGCTCCAATTTTAGATGGTTGGACATGGTTTTCTTACAGCAGATTACAAAGTCGATTACGAACCCTGTTATATGCTAAATTATGCACTACCACTCACAACACTCAAGTTCTGTATATACCAGATTGTAGCTATTTTAAGAATATATTACTGTAAACAACAGAAGTCTTAACACTCCAATTAACCGGTTATCTAGCAAGAAGCCAACGCAGGATCGGACACCGATGAAACGTTCCCAGATCAGGATGCCTGCAACTGTGATACTAGTAAACAGGGGGATTTAATGTAGAAATTCATGCATTTTATTTCTTTACTATGACATCAAAACTACAAGTGTCGGCAAGCTGCGCTTGTATTGGACTCTGCACGCTGGGCCTAGCAACAATATGAATGGGCATGCAATTATACTAGACTTTAAAAgctcttttacactggccaattatcgggcaaacgagctttCACAAaatgctcgttcctgataattgccctgtgtaaacaggacaacgatcagccgatgaacaagcaaaacgcttgttcattggctgatggtATCAGTTAGGATGCTATTACACGGCCCAACATGGGctatgtaaatgagcgccgatcaacgagacagctcgttgatcagcgctagtttgctccttttacaaggagctagtgtggagacgagcgctcgttactacgatcactcgtctcCATACAGTTCTATTAGGTCGGCAGCACGTACAAGtgtctacacagggagatgtgctgccaacaatgagaATAGTTTCCTTATTTAAAACGCTCAGCCGATGTACGAgcctttgctcgttcatcggctaatcgtatccctgtttacgcagggcaattaCCAGGAGCGAGCATTCTCTGAACGcttatttgcccgataattggccagtgtaaaatggCCCTTaggcagaataaaaaaaattatcgttGGTCAGCAGGACATCTCTCTATGTAaagagggagacgcgctgccgacatgatagaaatgtatgggtacgagcaatcggagtaacaagCACTCGTCCCCCatacttgtgaaaggagcaaactagcTCTGGCCAACATGCTGTCTCGTTGATAGGCACTCGTTTACACTGCCCTAAATCACTTAAATCCTTTGCTCATTAGTAATTCTAGGAATATTCTGTGTCACATTTCAAGACGGTTCAACCACTGGAAGAACGAAGGGATTAAATTACAATCTCCATATATCATGCGACAGGGAAGCTATCATTAAGTGGGAAAAATACAGAACTATGGAGGTGAATTTATCAGTCGCAAAAGGGCACAAAAGTCGAAATTGCGACTTTTTAGCATTATGCGCTACCCCACAATAGAGATATACATGCGCCATTAgagcccaacaaatttattataatcaaGCCAAATCTATTTCAAGCTGGCACATATTTCACTCTGTAGGGCATAGCAAGATAGAGACCCCATGGTCTCACCTCTGGGTCACTCCAGGCACTCAAGGCATAATGCAGCTCACACAATGTATTGATGCCAAGcagcgtcaggatgttgtatgtaAGAAAAAGTTTCCACATGCACCAGGAACTCTCCACTCATAAGGCAAAGGGGCTGTAAATTCTATATCCAGAAATCCCATCCAGACAAACCTTAAATGGTGAaaagcttaaggctgggttcacacgacctattttcaggtgtaaacgaggcgtattatgactcgatttacgcctgaaaatacggctccaatacgtcggcaaacatctgcccatttatttgaatgggtttgccgacgtactgtgccgacgacctgtaatttacgcgtcgtcgtttgacagctgtcaaaagacgacgcgtaaaattacagcctcgtcaaaagggacgtttttgtagctgttttctaatagactattgaaaacagctccaaaaacggccgaaaaaacggcgcgaaaacgccaccaaaaaccgcgagttgctcaaaaaacgtctgaaaatcaggtgctgttttcccttgaaaacagctccgtattttcagacgtttttggctcagcgtgtgaacataccctaagacagcatCCATAGCGGCAAAAAACTATAGTGTTTAACACTTGCTTGAAAAAGACTCCAGCGGGGTCGATACATAGCCTCTTGTatatttgggatgtgttaataaacactaaAGTTTATTGCCACTATGGATGTTGTCCTCATGACATAGGACATGGAGCGCTGCATGGCATATTCGAATGTGTTTACTACCTTAAACGAGCGCCGgacaatacagcttgtcgatCGGCACTCCTTTGCTCCATTCAAATGATCTTTAAGTATGGTGGAatcatcattactacgatcgttctTCCCAATGTATTTGCTCAGTCACTCgatcattgccccgtgtaaaaaggcctttaggcctcatgccgtgattttcgggtcggctggggGCGGAaggtcacccgcaagccgcctaCAAATCGTGGGCCGCGCACATGCATTATTTCCTataagcctggactgcagaacatggccgtaataagacatgcccgttctttctgcggtccgggctccggggccatgcacggaccggggaaaccatggtcgtgtgcatggccccatgggaatgtatggggccgcaattctcccgtagattttcgggggaattgcggccgcaaaagcacgttcgtgtgcatggggccttagtgttacAGAATCTTCTAGATTATTCCTGTATTTCCATCCTTAGTTCACaaagaagaagtagtagtagatACCAAAAGGACACCAAAAGCAATAGAAAACGTGCCGCTAGTCCTTACATATTAGATACACATATACATTCACACACTAGGAGAATTGCTAATCCGGCCAGTGAAATTCATACAACTAAATGACATTCAATTCTGTAATTCTGGTACTCGAGCTTAAGCCTAACTCAAAATACTTTTCTTTCATGCAAGGATTCAGTCACTATTGGACAGTCATAGTTACTGTAAAAAGACAAGTaagatgccagtgtgaacagagcctttcaAAATTTTCTTTGGTAAATCTTAAAAAGGTATGGAAGTATAATTatttcaaaaaataaattaaatttaaaaaaaaattaaaaagaagaaGGATTTAGAACACGAGCTAGTGCATGCAAGTAAATATTTTTCCTGGGTTTTTCACATGGTGGAAGATTACTAAGGCTACAAGCCAACGACTTGTTTTTGGCAGTAGGCtctctgttttttgttttctttttaaaacACTACAGCATTCGTTTCTATGgtcccatgcacactaccgtgtttttcacggatccgtgtggagGCCGTGGAACCGGCTCGCAAAACtcagcaggtcctattcctgtccgtgttTGAGGCTCGGTCTCGTCCATTCAAGTCTTTGGCAACGTGAAAACCAGACCGCACAGGGATgctatccatatgccctatttttttttgcacatccACGGTTTATGGTCCGCAAAACACAAACGgttgtgtgaatgcagccttagagTGAGTGGCCAGACAATATATTGCAAATTCAATTTTACTAATTTCTGTTTAGACTATAATTCAATACCACaagttgtttatttattttttttaaaaaggaatgCAGTGCTTAATTTTTGCACGCTATATTCGtgacactttttttaatttatctatttttattaaaaaaaaaaaaatttcctccaCCCCATTGAATAGATTTCGGTTGCAGTTGTGGCTTCCCCAATAAAAAGTGCAGCTTTACTTTTTAAGCCTTCCTCACACGTGTGTCCGATTTGCGGCCGCAAAAAAAGGTTCTCATGCATTTGGCATTTTACTCATACGTGTTTCTCccctgcaattttttttcttctgcatttctttagcaatggatgcgtgaaaaacggacagcacaccgaTGTTGtccatgtgcggtccgtgttGAATTGAATTGTATTAGTCAGTGTGCGGTCTTACTTAAAACGAACACATGGACGTGTAAAACATTTGTGTGATCAGGGCCTTACTATAGAACATAACTAGAACTTCTTTAACCCCCTTCTCACACAATCAGCACATGTCAAATAACGTAGATTGTGGCTGCTTAACCCCGGCTgaaaagtctgccatgtatgtgggCCTTTAAAGCTTGCAGGCATAAGACACTGCAGTatgaaagagtaaaaataaaaatccaaaaatactcccccccccccccttttttttctttcaatctccaccgttgtaacaagtcactCAGTGAaacttcttccctcctagataattCACGAACAAAAGTGGTATaactgcaaagtggaagcgtttaggaaccacagcaactcagccaagtAGTGGCAAACCACgaaaagttacagagcagagtcATTGagcgctgaggcgcatagtgcataaaagtaaccaatgctctgctgactaaaTAACTGCAGAGATCCGAAACCCCTCTGCCATTAACAtccgaaaaaaaacctgtgtgccgggagcttcatggcatgggtttccagggccgggcagctgcatgcaagccttacatcaccaagcacaatgccaagcgtcagacacATTGGTGTAAAGAACACCGCCACTGGACtcaggagcagtggaaacgtgttctgtggagtgatgaattacccttctctatctggcagtctgatggacgagtctgggtttggcgaatgccaggagaacgttacctgcctgactgcaatgTGCCAACTGTAAATTTTGGTGGACGAGGAATAattctatggggttgtttttcaggggttggcctaggccccttagtttcagtggagggaaatcttaatgcttcggaataccaagacattttgaacaattgtacgcttccaactttgtgggaacagtttggggaaggcctttttctgttccatcatgactgtgcgccagtgcacaaagcaaggtccgtaAAGACATggatgggtgagtttggtgtggaagaacttgactggcccacacagaatcCTATCCTCAACCCCAAATACCTtttggatgaactagaacggagattgcgagcccgGGCCTCTGCtcaaacatcagtgtctgacctcacaaatgctcttctggacaaACGGGCAAAAATTCAGACACTCAAAATCTCGTACAAAAGCCTTCACAGAAGAGTGTAAGCGGATTTAGCTGCAAATGGGGAACCAacaccatattaatgcctatggatccaGAGTGGGATGTCATTAAAGCTCCTGTAGgcctaatgtgtaggtgtcccaatagtgTATATGGTTTGACTGTCCATAAGTGCCACAATACAAACTGCTATTTTCCAAATTGCTTCACATCAAACGATGAGGTTACTGCATATGTGGCGACATCTCGGGTTGAATACAGCACTTCTCTAGAAGTCATAGGAGAATGTGCAGCTTCTAGCTAGAATAAATAAGCAATAGTGGACACTTGAAGCCAGAAGAGGTGCCATTTGAATATGCAGAGCAACTTTCAGACAACTTGTATATTCCGGCATTCGCCCGGGCCTTATTGAAAGATAGGTGTATGTTGGTAAAGAACAAATAGTAAAATATTCAAGAGTAAATGCTCAGATGAAAGCCATTGTGGAATTTTACAAAAATTACCATGGAAACGGTTCTAAGAGCTATCTGCAGTGTATTTAAATTGCAACAACCCGAAGAGAAGACGGATCCTGAACGATAGCACGGCTTTGTTTAGCGGCGCAAGATACTAAATTCACGATGTACTAATGCATTCACTGCTGCTGGTGATTTCCAGACGTAATGGGATGTGCACAATATCTGTCTAGTACTTAAAGGCAGGATTTAGATAGTGGTTGAAAAATTTCCTTGCAGCAACGGGGAATAGGATTACATAATATACAAGAGTAGCTGCTACTTATCAAATGCAAGAGGGTATACACTGGATTTCTACTACGTTAGCATACTAAGGTCCCATCTTCGTAAACGGATACATCATTTATAGACTTGCAGGTTACCCAGCTATAAGAATCTTCACCAAATTTCTAcggcttaaacattttttttctaatagtgaaagggttatttccatctcAGAGTAGATAGTCATTCATACTTCTGGTCACCTCATAACGCAGCGGCTGGAGCCCAGCAACAGTGGGGGGTAAGTAGGACGGGGGTCAAGGAGCCCTGTTctatagataggtgcgggtcccagaggtggtaaTTTCCACAGAAATGCTTCTGGAACAGattctaaggccatgttcacaccacatttttttGCTTCCTATTGAAAGGTACTATTTAATTTTTGGGGTCAAATTTATCTTTAAAACAGAATGAAACTGGACACAAATGATACAGGGTTTTTTTTCTGTCCTGTTAAAGAACAAaccaaaaggatttttttttttttttaacaataaaaaaaaaagtcaatggcAACATGATatgcatccgtttttttaaaaaaagtaccgTTCGTTCTaatctttataaaaaataaaaagtaccttTCAAaagcatgcaaaaaaaaaacaaaaaaaaaacaaaacagcagtgtgaacagagcacaACATGGTTTTTCCTCGACAAATTTATTTGCCCTTGAAGTCAATAGGAGAGAACTCAAGACAGAAAAATTCCATGGCTCGATAAAACGCAGCGTGTGCAATGGATTTTTAATTTGCCAGAATAACCACAATGTGTGAACAATCCTGCAGCAGAACATGTACGGAAAACTAAATAGTCTaggataagagaaatataaaaaagggggaaaaatggACTCAACCTTCTGTTCTTTCAAACCACTATGAATCAAGCTGCGATCATAACCATCACTAAAGCTGAAACCTGAACAAAAGAAAAGTGGATAGGTTGCCCGTAGCAACCAATTAAATTCCAGCGCTTAGTTTTCAGAGCTCTTTGGGAAACGTCATGCCTGGTTGGTTGCTATTGTCAACCCTTctactttttttccccacttgtTTAGATAAATCCTCCTAACTGTTCTTTACTAAGCCGGCAGTAAATGTCCTCCGTAGACAAAGGCGAAGGACATAATTTTACATAGAAGGAAGGAATATCAATTTTGCATTACTTCTTGGTATCGGTCACTTCACCCAGAGGTGGATACATCTGTATGCAGACCAGAGAATCCTCTGCCAAGTAAACACACGTCGgaaatgttgcagattttactTGCGGATTTgcacaggtaaaatctgcagcggattacagtaacAGACAAATcaatgagattttacaaaatctGATCAACATGCAATGCAAAATTACACATGCAGAATTTGACTTGGTGTGGATTTTAGagagactgtcaccagattataagtgccctatctcctacataacgtgatcggcgctgtaatgtagaagtgttttttattgtgaaaaacgatccattttgagcaagttatgcacaattttagttttatgctaattacttgaatagacaacttggcgtgtttttacttttttaccaactggactttgtacagagaagtgtatgacgctgaccaatcagcgtcatacacttctctccattcatttttagcagtactcgcaacaccgcatgatctcgcgagatcatgctgtgcagtcacatactcccatattaactttaccgaagtgtcttgagagtgaatagacatcgcctccagtcggaacgcgatgtctattcaacaCTCCAGAAACTTCGGTAAGGTTTCTGTGAATGAGAGCACACGAGCTAGCGAGACTTGGTCTTTTCAGCTTAGGGGCAGGTTCTGGATGAGGTTTCCCCTTTTAGGGCAGTAGTTCTGTGGTTATGTCACAGGGATATTGACTAGTTTCTGGTTCGGGGCTTAATGGGGACAGTGGACGTGTCCCCCTGAACACATAGTAACCAGTGGTGAATACCTTTGAAGTCCCATCTCACTGAATGGGTGGGATTGAACCATTTACCTTTTGTTATTTTTAAATCACACTGTATCAGATCACTATATCCGATATACATCTACAATCCTACTGAACTCTTTTAGTGAATTCACCATGGCAACttctctggcagagagttccatggtCCCACTGcttttactgcaaaaaaaaaa is a genomic window of Rhinoderma darwinii isolate aRhiDar2 chromosome 7, aRhiDar2.hap1, whole genome shotgun sequence containing:
- the LOC142657906 gene encoding beta-1,3-galactosyltransferase 2, translating into MLQWRRRHCCLAKMTWNSKRSLFRTHLTGLLSLVFLFAMFLFFNHHNSFTGRVGMKENPVTHAIRGFKATKSETNSSLRSIWKDTIPQTLRPHTSSNLSNTESQHQGVTGLENTLSTNGSIYSEKGFGHQNLYHYKYIINEPEKCQDKTPFLILLIAAEPRQIEARQAIRQTWGNESLAPGIHIVRLFLLGLHTKINGLIEQAIVDESRQYHDIIQQEYLDTYYNLTIKTLMGMNWVATYCPHVPYVMKTDSDMFVNTEYLINKLLKPDQPPRTNYFTGYLMRGYAPNRNKDSKWYMSPDLYPSERYPVFCSGTGYVFSGDLAEKIFKVSLSIRRLHLEDVYVGICLAKLRIDPIPPPNEFVFNHWRVSYSSCKYSHLITSHQFQPGELIKYWNHLQQNKHNACANAAKEKASRYRHRKMH